acaatacTAATGAAATGGGTTAATGTACAATATCTGTATATACGtggaatatcaatataaaatatgtaaataaactaTGTCTGATCCGTGTGCCGCCTGCGTCTAGACCTAACATATACTAGATGGTCCTGTGTCACACTCCTGGCCATCCTGAGGCATTCTTCGATCACCTCATGAGTCGATGAGCCTGGCGTGACCACCCCTAGACTCAAATGACGCTCCAACCTCTCAACAATGTCATCACAAACTTCCtgttaaatacaaaacaaacaaattacacaaattattatgcaaatattgaggtaaatgatgtaaattattagtattacttaccactgcatgtcaaGGCTCCTCCACAAATGTCGGTGATGCtccttgtagaagcaaatgtctttggtgttttgatgatgatcatgatgatttgatgcaaatgggcttttcaagtttaaattcaaggcaatgattcaagaatacaagccacaacatcaagatgatcactagtattttaggaagggaattcctaattgatatagcaaaaggtttggccaagtaatttaagttaaaaagtgttattcaagaaatttactctctggtaatcgattaccagaggatgtaatcgattaccagtggccaaaaatgatttacaacagttactaaatatttgaattcaaattttagactgtgtaatcgattacacaatattggtaatcgattaccagcagttaataaacgttttaattcaaatttttaaacctgtaatcgattacacaaatcctgtaatcgattaccagaggagattttcagaaaataacttccaagagtcacatctattcaaatggtttatgaatggccatcaaaggtctctttatatgtgacttggaaacacgaattgtgagagagttttcattgcccaaaaagttttatcctctcaaaagattaagagagtttttctgaattgaaatgtcttatcctctcaaagattccttggtcaaacacttgcatattcaataaggaattgtgattgatcttcattgtacaatctatctctttcaagagagatttcttcttctcttcttcttacttctgaaaagggattaagagaccgagggtctcttattgtaaaggattcctaaacacaagggaagggttgtccctgtgtggttcagactttgtaaaaggagttttacaaagagagtcgaaaatctcaagtgggttgcttgaggactagacgtaggcatgggaagtggccgaaccagtataaatcaagtttgcatttctctcttcccttaaacttcttttatttattgctatttatctttggcttgaaagaagtttattttgaattgtcttttgagtaattcatgttaagggtgcattgttaatctaaaaagagagagtaaaattttaattggggaataattcttgttatcttaattcaaccccccttcttaagataactgaggtcaTTTGTCCAACACTCCTGGCTCCGGCACGTGAGGGATATCCGTCTGCGGGGCCTGAGGGACGACTCGGGGCTGCTAGGCATGACCATTAGGCAGAGGATCTGATGCGTGGCCTAGTGGCATGAAAGGATGCGAGATGCGGAAGAACCAGTCCATGTAGTCACTGACACACTGACCTGGCATAGCGCACACCTCACCTGCTGGAACGATATGATCTGAGTAGTGCATCCACCTATCGTGTATATCATCATACGACACCCATGAATCGATAGGAGGAGCAGGAATGGTTTGTGTGTATCCAAACTGTCGCACGACCCTCTCTGGACGGTAATAAACAGCCACAGGCCCCCAGTGCAAGAGACTGGAATAGCATGATATGACATGGAAGTCTCGGACCGATCGGTGCTCCCCATACGAGATCCAACAAACATCCGGAATCTGGAGTCGGTCCAGGCACTCCCTGTAAGCCGGTGTACGTATGCTCTTCATTGTCTTCTTCTTCACAATCCATCTACACGCACGTAGGGAATCCTCGTCGTATTCCTTATCAGCAGTGGAATTCGCAACTAAGGGAAAGTGCTCGTAAATCCAGCACTACAGATGTAACATCATAATGATAAACATTAATAAAGAaagtctaaaaaaatttaaagttgaacatTGTTGAACCTGAacgaatgaaaaacatatttgttaccTGCAACAGTGTGATCTAACCGTCAAGCTGTCGACTGTGGCTGATAGATGCATCGTTCAGCTGGTCGTACATATGCACCAGAGCAACCACTCCCCAGGCGTACCTCCCCGTCATACTGAGGTCACGAAGGGCCTCCaagtacacaacatgcacattggttgcactcttgttagcaaacagagtgcaacctagaagatgaagaagatatgCGCGAGCCGCagctgtaacatcccaattttcgtaaactagataaaaaaggattattatttataaataaatagattttaaaaaaaatgatgagattttataaataaataaataaggagatataattattaattaaaataatgatttgagagaaaataaaaaaggtattttatttatttgtttgatagagaataaaataaagtttgtttttataaaataataaataataaataataaataaataaataaataaatagagtaaataataagtcgtaaatgcccctagctataaatagcaacatgttAGGTCggttttcagactgactcctcagcctcctgtgcctcacaatttcgtttcttctctcttctcccaaaatcctctctttttcccgcaggccatctaacctgtctcagaaaaacgacgatctcggactcgttcaccgttggatagTAGTGAATTGGAGCACTACGTTTGCAGCCCAATTccgaacattctcaccgttgagaattttaatatcatgtttgagctgagagaaataccttTCGCATTGTAGCTttttcctttcccgcagaaaccccaAATGGTCTCAGTAAAATTAtcatcccggtttcgttaactgttggattttcatgaaatttggatatgttgttcaaaattcaatttttcacactttcaccgttgggatttgtgagataatgttcatggagggagaaaaaggaatcgcatgaagatagtacaagtggaggtttcaatcccttctccatctctctgacgtttgggaactctatcaaAGCATTCGGaggaaaaactggaggaatctcagggaaccgatAGAGATGCCGCTGTCATTGTTTGAAGACACGTgaacccgcttagaggtaagagatgagttattcacaattaggaattagtgagaacatgtatagggatccttagagatatcaattggaatgagttttggggtgtttttgcaattttcattttatccttataattattacagtgaattatatatgtttgacagaccaatttttgtgaaattgatatgctattgtgttgagcgtgaaccctataaatcgagtactttttctaattaatatgaattgatgaaataaaataaggagaaatttagagagagatattgattttgtattttctcttttttcatgctgtttaggtttttatatataatttaaaaaattaatatcataattgaaactgaccaaagtgttcatataattatttagaagttgtgcattgaaagcttactttgaaatttgtgattcaatatgatgtatgctagtttatagatatagaggtagttatttatattaataatttatgtaaataatattgtagagtgttatagtatgattccaaaaattattaagtgttggagtttgagaatattatggttaaatttcatgaacatgtgtatgttgtaccttatgaatatcattgggaatgttatgagatggttgatgtgatattatgagatgttaaattgtgggcatgatatttgatcgtgaataagtgtgtgtgtttgacacttgatgtgactaattatattgtgagctatgaattatacaataaaccgaccagtgttatcttgagaaaagcgttaaTGCGCAGTGTTTAAgaaaaagtgtaggtttcctatttaggaaccagtgttaaattgtagcgcaatatgttgtacgtgtttaaaacacgagtgtgaggtcgagGGTATTGTATGATTGAtgagcagtgtttataaatgaaatatgtgatgaattatggaataatatgttgccttgagattataatattgttattgagattgagtaaaagtgtaaagcagaacatgtgttgaattgtgagatacatgaaaacatgtgatggtggattgtaacattatgagatgtgaaattgtgaatgagttttggttgtgaataagtgtgtgattaattcttgatgtaacattatttgtgttgtaagctgtgaattgtacaataactcgaccagtgttatcttgagaaaagtgtaaatgcacagtgttaaagagaaagtgtaggtttcctatttaagaaccagtgttaaagagaaagtgtaggttcctatttaggaaccagtgttaaattatagcgcaatatgttgtacgtgtttaagacacgagtgtgaggtcgtgggtattgtataattcactagcagtgtttatgtgctaaaatgattttaggggttggacctgaatcaagagggagaggccctgacggaatcttcggagtgtaggccttgggggtcaccgggtttgagtgctcctttaagcctatgctgatcccatatggttggagcattctcacaaaacatcgtgaccctgactggtctccctatgatcttatttagtgagagtgatctggtaaacccattgtgtggtgtgtcttgttatgtactcctaagcgccccaggatggtttttcactgatatggtaccacattgcatgtaggcttgagtcttagcataattgtctcatgcgcttgctaattgtttattatgaaattgaggtgttattatgtctttatcagagcgtgtgattcttgtgtaatgtgattgatgattgaaaagtgtgattgatggatgaaaagtgaactttgaatgacaaagtggtggaattacgtgaattacatgtaagtaagttttatttggtttatatgatatgaatATCtagttttcttgtttctttattagttaggaatgtgataactcactcccagtttgctgtttgtgtttggatcctgtgatgatcttgaactttatgTTCGggagagcagatgactaggtgaattgctttaaggaatattgtgctgaaggacgccgggacacaacgctctgataagatgtgacattgggatataagtttttatgttaattttatgatgttagtctattttatttcacctcagtgatttaacaaaatatttttgtaaattttgatggccttattttgagccgaatatgtttttaacaagttttatttggtaattgaagtgaatgtgaaccttttacccatgtgattttgtttaccaatatattttatttatttatacatatgtcggggtagagggtgtcacagcaGCTGTCCAATGACCTGCCTGGCATCGGAGCTCGTATATGTCATGTACCCATTGCAGGCGTACGTACGGTCCATGACATTAGGCTGTCTCAGCCATAGCAGACTCTGCAAAGACCATCAATAAGTCCACCAGCATCTGAACAGCATCGTCCACGTGCAAGAGCTGAAAGACGTGCAAGTCACCAACCACAGGCAGATGGAGAAGCGAGGAGACGTCGTCCAGCGTGATCGTGAGCTCTCCCACCGGGAGATGGAAACTAGACGTCTCCCGGTGCCACCGTTCTACAAACGAGGACAAAAGTCCCCGATCGCCAGTGTCTACCGAACATGCGATCAAAGGACTTAGTCCTGTCCCAGCAACGAGTCCCTCAATGGCAGGGACAAGCCTGCCTAAACTATGGACCTTCCTCCCGTGAGAGGATAACTTCAACTCAGGacgctcctgaattgaagtataaaggaacacaaaattcgttaaaatcatcatttaaaggaaaactaatttcaatcataaagtataatttacaagtaactaaaaataaatattataaatacctctcccgTCCATACGTTGCAAGCAACGTGATCCGTATACTGGGTCAACACAGATGGGTCGCTCGGACCACCCGAAAATCCCTCATGCTCATCCTCAGCAGCCTCCGCGCCGTGTCCGCAGGAATGTCTGCCACAATGTCCTCGACATCAGCTGGTTCCATCGGGTCATCCGGAAATACATCAGCCTCAACATCTGGCGCAGGGACCACTAGCTCATCGTGCGCTGCAGTCACAATGATTCGCTGCCTCCGTGCGGATGCGGTAGGCCGTCGACACTGCGAAgcatcatcagaatcatcacGATCTCCTCTGCCCACACCTTTACCAGTAACGTGACCTAAGGCACGACCTAATCCTCTggtcctaaccatgatctgcaaatgagtACCACAAACTCAATCACTGATTTCATTCACTCAAATTTCATAGGTCTAACGCAAATTTCATTGATTGAAAGTCACGCAAGTTGTCAGGCTTTCATTGATTGTAGGACATATATGTCAAGAAAGGCTACACATGTCAAGCTTTTATCGGGTTAGTTTTT
The Glycine max cultivar Williams 82 chromosome 16, Glycine_max_v4.0, whole genome shotgun sequence genome window above contains:
- the LOC102668823 gene encoding uncharacterized protein, giving the protein MIILLRPFGVSAGKEKATMRKCWIYEHFPLVANSTADKEYDEDSLRACRWIVKKKTMKSIRTPAYRECLDRLQIPDVCWISYGEHRSVRDFHVISCYSSLLHWGPVAVYYRPERVVRQFGYTQTIPAPPIDSWVSYDDIHDRWMHYSDHIVPAGEVCAMPGQCVSDYMDWFFRISHPFMPLGHASDPLPNGHA
- the LOC102668681 gene encoding protein MAIN-LIKE 1-like, with product MVRTRGLGRALGHVTGKGVGRGDRDDSDDASQCRRPTASARRQRIIVTAAHDELVVPAPDVEADVFPDDPMEPADVEDIVADIPADTARRLLRMSMRDFRERPELKLSSHGRKVHSLGRLVPAIEGLVAGTGLSPLIACSVDTGDRGLLSSFVERWHRETSSFHLPVGELTITLDDVSSLLHLPVVGDLHVFQLLHVDDAVQMLVDLLMVFAESAMAETA